TAGAAAGTTTTTGACTAAAACACTGTAGGGCAAAGTTTTAATGAGCACGTCCTGATCTAAGCGATAGTGTATAACACAACGCTCATTCCTACCGTCTGCAGATGCCTAACAATCTTTTCACACTACTAAATGCAATTGTAGTAATTTTTCAACAAATAAATGCCACTGCACTGCTGTGATCCTCCAGCAGCCAGCGGAGGAAGTGCTATCAGAATGTTTTTCATAGTTTAGTACGGAGTTGTGTATTTGACCTTGTTCTGTCCCAGCAGTGGAAGAATagcagacagagcagtgaaAGAATGAAAGGATATGCAAACTTTGCTGAGGGAAGAAACAACACAGTGAATCTATTATGGAATATTTAAGCTTCCTCCTTGATTGACAAAGCTGGAGTCAGAGGACTTTTCAATCAGTTCATTGTCGTGTCATTATTTTTACTGGACTAGTTATACAATGGTTACCTGCATATGCATagatggaaaacaaaacaagatggtTTGTAGCACACTCAAGGCCACTGTAGTTTTCCTTCAGGCTTTGAAGTAGATGCTGATGTGTAGTGGACATTTTGTTGCAAtatacaacttcaccactaagCGCCACTAAATCCCACACACCTGATCACCACCAAACAGAATTAAATCTCTCATTTTGGCTTAAAAGCTACTTAAATGCATAActtaaatctattttaaagGTCTGGTACAGAAAAAAACCAGTAGCATAATCATAACAATTACAGGAACAGTTACAGTATCTGAGGTTTTTAAAAAGAGAATGCATGAGCATAATTGTAAGTTGTGATTTGTCTGAATCCTCTTCTATTCTTACACAGAGGAGCATCGGCAGTGACTCCCAGGGGCGTGTCACAGCTGCCAACAACCAGCGGCAGTTAGCTGGAGAGCACAAGAAGTCCTACAACTTCCTACCTCTGCATGTCAACACTAACAGGAGCAAGGAGctgctgcctccctcctcctctgccccgGCCACTCCAGCCATCACTAAGGAAGCCAAGAAGCAGAGCCCAGGACTCAGGGAGACGTTAACCCCTGTGATTCCCACCAAGGAAACTCCCAGGCTCAGCCTCGGTGGTGGCGCCGAGAGAGGGCCCTTTGTGCACCGAGCATATGGGAGAGGGGATCCACAAGTAGACAGCAGCCAGGTAATATTGTGTGCTGTAGTTTGTaaaaattttgttttaatgtcttgttgTCTGAGGATTCCGTGGAACAATGTTTGTCTAAAAAATGCACAATAAAGTTGGAGCAGTCCGTCAAACAGGTGCTGAGATATTTTAACGAATAGGTAAAATAATTAGAGATTAATTATGCTGCATTTTACAGATGTActcctttattgtcattgcaacAAAGTACATCACAATTCAGTAGCCATCCACATTTGCACTCACACAAAACAGACAATACATATAGATATTAGCTATATAAAGCTTTAACAGTTCCTGAGAAACAGCTGGTTAGTTCAGGGGGCCTGTAGATGTGTAACATCAGCAAATATACAGTAATAGTCTAGTCTGTTAATGAAGTGCAGTCAGTAACTGACATTGATGAACCCCCTGTCATTTTGTACAAAGACTCAACAACATATTAGTGATTATAACTGAAATGAATTCATTTTTGCATGTACATATGGTGAATGCCTGTGCATCACTGCTCTCAGACTTCTGTGAAACCAGAACTAGGATAAATGTGAGCGAGAgcggctgcagctgaaacttgTCTGTATTTAGGGCAATTTATAAATATGCCACCCTCGGTGCCCAGTGAGTTTTTGAGCCCAACCCTCTCTCTGCCCTTGTTTAGCGGAGTCTGAGCCGCGGCTACAGATGCTAGCTCATTTCCCCTCACGTCCGTCTTTGTCCTCTCCTCGTGTGCTCCTCTGAAACCCACACCCATACACCGCCCACCTTTCTTTGCACGGTCTCAGGTGGTGAGCAAGCTGATCCAGATCCGGGAGTACATCAGCAAGGCCAGCTCCATGCGGGACGACCTGGTGGAGAAGAACGATGTGCCGGCCAACGTGGAGCGTCTCTCTCACCTCATCGACCACCtcaaggagcaggagaagtctTATTTACGGTTCCTGCAGAAAATGCTGGTAAGTTTATCCCCTTAAAAGCTGGTTTCCTTTAGAGAATCTACATGTGTGTGCCTCACTACTGACTCTATCAGACAAACTATTTAAATTTGACTAAATGTGCTGTGTCATATGCAAAGTAGTTTTCTTATCTAACTAATAGCTCAAGTGCAACCTGTTATTCTTGGTTTCCAGGCAGCCTGCCacacatgtatttttaatgacGGTCTTTCTCTGTGGCCTGCAACAGTCAAACAGCGGAGTCATGTTTCATGGGGTGATAGATTTGGGACGTAGCATAGCGACTTGTTTTGCTGTGGGATATTTTTTGATGACTTGACACAATTGTAAGACTGaaattcactgtctcttctccaTCTCTATACTAGGCAAACATATTTTGTTGTATACATGCCTGTGTAGCTTTGTTTGAGTGAGACTGTTCTCTGTATTTAGGCACGGGAGAATGAGGAGGACGATGTAGGGACCCTGGATTCTGCCGTGGGCTCAGGTTCCCTGGTAGAGAGCACTTCTCTTAACATTGAGGTCCGCTCTTCCGATGCCTCAAATGCTATGGTGTGTACATTTGTTATGGACTGATGGTAATGCTCTGTTGACAGTATTATTACAATTGTAATTCCATGTTGTCTTTAAATTCTGACATGAGGAAGTGGAACCAAAGCACCATGTCCCTACTTTGCTGTTTTCACTGCACGTGTTCTGCTTATTTGCTTTGTCACTACCTGACTATTCTCTTCTACCATTTCTGCAGTGTGGCTCTTGTGGGCTTTGGTAGACTAAGTGTTTTTAACGGTGTGTGCATTTTCGTAGGGCGGTAGGTCCGAAGTTGTGCGTGCTGACCAGAAGGAGGAGTTGGAGAATCTGCGTAAGCAACACGAGCTGCTGAAGAAGAtgctggagcagcaggagcagctcagGGCCCTGCAGGGCCGCCAGGAGGCTCTGATGGCCATGCAGCACAGCGCAGAGCAGGCAATGGCTGTGATTGAAGACACTGGTGAGATGCACACTAACTAACATAGTCACTGACATGGTCACAGACTAATGTCATGTGCTGAGTTGAGGAAGATCATTCACACCCAAAGAAATACCTTTTATTGCAGGTTGGAATGCAACTTCATTTGTACAGCACCTCCATCATCTCAAAATGcctaaaatgttgttttgatcAACAGTGAAATCCTAAGAATAAATCCAGGAAAGTGTTTATGTCCATCTTCCTGTGCTCTGACACACAGGCACATTTATAACATGCAAAAcataacatttaaattacttttgtACGTTTTGTTCTTGTCACTAGTTGTCACAGAAACCACAGGCAGTGTATCCGGCCTGAGCATCACATCAGAACTGAATGATGAATTAAACGATTTGATCCAGCGGTTCCACAACCAGCTACATGACTCTCAGGTATAGTAGAGACAGCTGGGCGGCCATATTCCCCATGAAAAATACCTTTATGTCATCTATTAAATATTTCATACAGTAATGTACTGCAGTCTAAGAAAGAAAtgcaatttgtacaattttgtAAAGACCCTTGTTTATAAGGTTGGCATGAACAGCCACAGTCCGTCTCTTCCCTCTGACAAGTCTTGTTGGTGCTTTCACAATCTTTATTTTCTCAAGAAATATAACGTAACTGTCAAATTTAATAAGGAAGTTATAGTTTAAAACTTTCGTTATCTATGTCCTTTAGACTAAAGCGGTGCCAGACAACCGCCGCCAGGCGCAGAGTCTTTCCCTCTCCAGGGAGCTGTGCTGGTCCAGGGCTCCCCAGGCTGTGGGCCCACCACAACACAGGCCACTGCTCCACTCGGCCTCCGGCCCACACACTGGACTCGACACTGGAGCAACAGCTGCCACCGTCAAACTCACCAAGCTCCAAGAACTCCACGACAAAAAGCAAACTATGGACAAGATCCTGCAGGAGCTGCAttcactgagagaccagactcTCAACAATAACTCAAGTAAGAATATTGCTTATTAGAAAATTCTGTAACATCTCTTCCTGTGAATTGTTGTTGAGCATCATGTGGCTCCCTGCAGGTCGTGGCCTGTCGGCACAGTTCAGCCTGAGTATTGGAGGATCTTCAGATGGTGCAGCTGCTCTGTGCACTAATGGGGCCTCGGCTTCCACTTCCTTTCATCCTTCCCTCGCACAACACCAGGACAGCGCCAACTCCACAGACAAGCTCAGGTACGCTCAAAACTACTCCCAGCTCCTAGCAGTTTAATTGGAATGTTGTGTATTAGCAGCATTGTGTTGTAGATTGCCCTGTATAACACAGGGTGCAACAAAAACTACATTGTGTCCCCTGTTAATAGAGACATTGCTCGGGTATGCTTCACAAAATCTGAAATTGTTATACATTAATTTTATTCACATATTTTCTGTTCCAATTTCCATCCCCCCCCAACAGGAAGCTGAAGGAGGTCCACAAGCGTTTGAATGAGCTGCGGGAGTTAGTCCAGTACTACGAGCAGACCTCTGATATGATGGTGGATGCCGTCAACGAGAATGTgaaagaggatgatgaggaggaagatgaggaagatgaaacaGAGGACGGTTCTATATTTGAAGGCATGTTTGACTCTGAGCAGGAGAACCGCCAGCCTGTGACTAATATCAGGTgagtgtgtaaataaatgaattagttTAAATGTCAGAGTAGGAAAAAGTCACTATCAACAAACTTGGATTACAGCATGATTCCACTACCGGCATGTAACATAAGAGATGCTGCATGTGATCTTTAGAAACCCACAGCGCAGAGGGAACTGGACAGACCTGAACAGCCTGAGCAACGGGCGCAGTGTCCGGAGCAGTGGCACCAACAACCGGGACGGCCGACTCAACACTGAGTGTGAGATCAACAACCGGTCGGCAGCCAACCTCCGCAGCTTCAAACTTCCCTCAGCCATAGGTACTCACAGGGACACACTGACTACTTTCACAATCTGGcgtatgtataaatatacatttgagTGTTTGCATGAAAACAAACCCTGAATTTAACGTTTAAAGGGAGCTAGCATCACGTTTTTACATGACATGACTTTACAGACCAACAGAAACTCAATATTTCTGTTTCTTTACTCCTGTTTAGAGTGCCAGTACAACAGGGACACTCCTTATAACCAGGTGAACCACGAGGTCGAAGACGAGGAAAGTCTCGATCAAGACGCCGGGGCCCGGGCTGCGGCTCCGGACAGCGAAGCATCGGGGTCCAGTCGGAGGAGCAGCCTGGGGAACAATGGAGGATTTCCCCAGAAGGTCCATCGTCAGACGGCGAAGCAGAAACTCcggcagctgcaggagctggtcGCCATGGTTCAGGTGAGACTAATGTACTGCATCCTGTCCCTGTAGGGTTGTTATGGGTTTTCTAATTTGTCACAGAGTAAAATAAAGCATGGTTTTTAAAGTGGTAGTATAAAGTGTTGACTCTGAATATTCCTGACTTTGTTGACTCCTGTTTATCACATCAAACAGATGTTGCTTTCATGTTCAATAGAGGAAAAATAGATTTGCAAACCTGTacttaaagtgtgtgtttttgcctcCATCAGAGTGATGACACAGATGCTACAACAGCTAACGAGGATGAGGTTTTACACCAACAGCCGAATAACACCAGAGCTGCTGCAGCGAGACCACTGGGGTCTGGATCCAAACAGAATTCCAGAGACCTGACTCTCTCCAGCAAGGCCAGGTACAGATTATCAAAGATCTGAAAAAAGCCTGTTTGACACTTTTCCCAAAAGATTATTTTCAGTATATTCTGTTTATTTCttgtcattgtgtttttaaaagttggTTAATTCACATTGCATTTAAAACTACTCTGGCCGCAGGGAGAAGTTGTATGAGGAGAAGCTGCTTCAGCAGAAACACGAGTTGAAGCAGCTCCACGAGGAGCGTCAGAGACTCACTGAAATTCAAGGCAAGATCCACGACCTCCAGTGGGCTTGTCCCGACCTCCAggtatttcacacacacaggtttcctGTCATTCTCCATGAAAGTAAACTAGGGTTTCAGAATAGGTGGAACTGATATTAGACTTGAAACATGTTTCTGAATGGTCCACCTCATTTGAAGCAGTTTTATCAGACTCCACTGCAGGTTGtgaaataatcatgaaataaaatcaacacctCAGTTTGGACTTAATCTTTGGATTCATGGTACGATTATTGGATTGCAGTAGTTTTAGCTAAATTTACTTAATAATCTGGAAACTCTGTAAACCTGTTAAACCTGTGGGTTACATATTTGTTATTCATACTGTAAATATCCGTATTTTTCTAGTCATCAGTGTCCAGCACAGTGAGTCAGCAGGGTTTGCTGAAGAAGGTCCCAGTTGCAGTTTCCACTCCGGCCACTATCAAGACTTCTTCATCATCCGGACTGAAATCCAACTCGGGTGTCCTCAAACCCACTGCTCCTGAAGCAGCTACGTCTTCAGTCACTGACAATGAGGTAACACCCTCGACCACAACGAGTCAATGCTCAAAATGGGATCTGCACGTTCAGAATTCACTCCCTTTTGTTCTTGCCTCGCCAGCAGCTCTGGTCAGAGATGCGACGCCACCAGATCCTGAGGGAAGAACTTCGCCAGCGCAGGAAGCACTTAGAGTCCTTGATGGCTGAACACCAGAGACGTAGTGGCGTCGGGGATTCTCCTCGCCGGACCGACGACCAAGACAGCCTCGCTACGCCCTCGCTGACTGTCAGCAGGGATGAAAGGTATGAGGCATATTGTTCCAGTATtggtatttctttgtttttgtagaGCACTTCTCAATCATTTTATTTAACTGATAAAAGGGATTTGAACTTATCAGTCATCAACAAACGGCTAAATGTTTTACCATTTTGTTGACGTGTTTTTAGGACAATGGCAACCTGGGGTTCCTCTCCGTGTCCCCtcgatggtgatgatgatgacgacgaagatgatgatgatgaatatcACACAGAGATaggtgcagaggaggaagacgagcaggAAGCATGTGCAGACAGCACCTCTGATGACGACATTCACATCTACCTGTCGAGCAGGAACCAGGGCTCTTACAGTAACAGGAATAATCAAGGAAGGTGAGATACACTGGAGCCAGTATGAATGATGTATCTTTCTATAGGATGTATTTTAAAACCCCTTGCTCTTTTTTCTGTGTCTCCAGTAACCTAAAGCCTCCACCAGCTTTCTCAGGTGAGTGTGGTGGAAATCTCCATAACAAGACGAAggtcaagcagcagcagcagcagcagcagccgcagcctcAGCCGTCAAGGAGTTTGAACCAGTCGGCAAACCAACATGGAGGAACGCGGCGGCAGGAAAACCTCCGCTGGGCTTCAGAGCTGTCCTTCGCTGAAGGCTCGTCTCCCTGGCAGGATCAGATCAGCCAGCTGCAGAGACAACTGGATTTCAGCACCGGGATGTGTCAGACTCTCCTGCAGGACCAGCAGGTCGGTGCACTGAAcaagaacatacacacacagtcaatgaAGGGTTAATTGACATCTTCTTCTTAATTGGAAGTTTCAGtggattttctttctcttcgaaaataaaatgaaaaagtaattaaccttttgttttcttctcttcccaCAGACCCTGTCCTATATGTTGCAAACCATGCTGACGAGTCAGTACAACGCGTTACCGAACAACCTGCCGTCGCCACAGGTCCAACTGGTCATGCACCAGCTCAACCAGTGCTACACGCAGCTGGCTTGGCAGCAAAACAACATACAAAGGTGAAGGCAATAGCCGACATACACACACCACTTTATTCGTAACAAGTGGTACATCTTTTTCAATGTCACACCTCTCCTCCAGACTAAAGCAGGTCCTGAACGACCTCCTTtgccagcagcagcaacaacaacaacaacaacagcagcagcagcatcaacaacaacagcagcagccatcTTCTTCAACAGCAGGTTGGCAGACACAGAAGCAGAGCTCATCCCAGGAATCCAGCTCGGCTCCCTCGGCATCTCCTGGCGTCTTCCCCTTCTCCTCTGCCCTGCATCCTAATACCAACAACATGTCGACAGCTGCCATGTCCCTGTTCCCTCCCAGTATGGcacatttcaaattattttttgaCAGACCAGCCATATATGTTTTTTTGGTTTTGAAGTAGTGTAGAGTTCCAATAACCCTCTTAGCTACTCAAACCTACATTATAAGTCAGAGCATTTTAAAAGGTGCATTTGAAATTTGAGGtcatgaatatattttaaagtgACTCAGTCCAAATGTCCTGCTGTCGTGATTTAATAGCTTTTTTTGGATCATTAATGCACCAGCATGtctaataaagtttttttttcattcactctACAGGCTTCAACTTGTATCCACTGTTCCCTGCTCCCATGGCTGAGTTCCCTCAGGATGCAGCAGGTCACAATGCGTCCGAGCACCAGAAGCAGCAATTAGACCCCAACACTTCAACCAAAACAGAGTACATGAGTTTCCCTCCTCCGCTGCAGCGCTCTCCTCTTAACAAGACACCAGAAAGAGGGTATGTCCACGATACTTTGCCTtgacagacttttttttatttaatcatctAACATTGTGgtctgtgtatttatttgtctaCATGATCACCATCTTTTAGAGCTCCTGGCTGGCTCAACACCTCCTACGCCAACAACACCGTCCAAACTCACCCGTCTAAAAATATCCCCCAAGAGTCGCTGCCCTCCTCTCCCACTTTTGGGAACCTCCTCTCCAGACCTCAAGACTTTGACCAGGCATCACTGGAGAGCTTCTCCAGCATGCCCGATTCTTTTGACCCCACAACTGTAACAAAGACTTTCAAGGCTGGGCGAAAGGCCTCGGCACAAGCCAACCTGGCCTCCCGGAGCAAGACTCCCAACACCAAGAGTCGTCGCAGGTGGAACAAAGGCCACAAGAAGAACAGCGAAGGTAGGAAAAGGGAATTGAACTTATCCggaggggctgaatgtgagaatGTGAGTCACCGGGTGCAAGCTGAGTGAGTTTGGAGATTTCACCTCAAGAGACGATGTTTCTAACGCACAGCAGactcaaaactaaaaaaaaaaaactaatcgcAAACctcaaaaaatataattaaatatgagcTAAATATTAGCGGTGTCACCCTGATGATGGCCGGTGCAGGTGTCAATGAGCTCTCACTCGTggatttgtttaatttgtctttgtgctcCTCAGACAGTTACAGTGACAGCGTCAGCAGCACCGTGGACTTCATCCCGGAGAGGGCCCCCCCGACCCGTCCcaagaaccagaaccagagtcTGCTCGACAAGCTGACTCAAGAGAAACTAAACAGCAAGACAAAGCCTGGGAATAAAAGAAATGACCTCTCCTCTGGTATGGATAGAAATATCCCCAGTTAATGTTATTCACCACCACTCATTTGTCTGTCaaatttttctttaatatcCACATTTTGCTTATTTTAcatcaaaatgtgtgtgttttttgtttttaaatgtaattatttaattttgtcaTTCTACATCATTTTGATTTTCTTTGCTCATTTGTCACATGTTTATTTGAATTCTGGGTCAAATTGCTTTGTCACTTTTAATTTATCTTACTCACAGCCTATGCTTGGAGGACACCCTTCCTCTCTAACAGAATTGCATGCACAGAAGCACCAGGTAAAGTCACAGTGCAAACCCAAGCATTGTTCAATTCTGTGTCACCTAAACTTCACATGCATGCAAATCGAAAACTGCAGCTTCTAAGTGCGAGGACTGTTTTCAGCCATGGAGGAGATTCTGTAAATGACCGTGAATTCCTCTTGAACCCAGATGCGAGCAGCGACTTCTCTCTGTTCGAGGCTCTGAGGGAAACCATCTACTCGGAGGTGGCCACCTTGATTTCCCAGAATGAGTCCCGGCCCCACTTCCTCATCGAGCTCTTTcatgagctgcagctgctcaatACCGACTACTTACGGCAGAGGGCGCTCTACTCCCTCCAGGTGAGCGTAGACACATGCAtctgcctcctgctcctctctgtgcagAATCTAATCTGAATATATTAATACTGGGTTCTAATTATCTATTATAATATAATGTCCCAGCTGATTTTTTCCCTTGATTTGCCATTTAAGATAATTATTCATCAGATTCTAGGTCAGAAGAGTTTTTTTATGACAGAGTATTTTGCAGTGGTTACACAGACGATTTAGATTTCTCCTATTAGGGCTGCCATCATCATTTTAAGCCTCTGGTCATATTGGAAAGTCTGTGCTGTCTGTGCAGAACAGACCTTCAGGAGACAACAACCACAGACAATTAGGAGAATGGGTATTTTTTTGAATGGCCGACTGGGATTTAAGGACAAATGTAGAGTTAAGCTGGTGGCCATGAACTATTTTGGGTAACGTGTCTGAAACCATAGAGataaagaggaagtgagtgaatcaagaaaataaaacgCACTCATGTTCTAATGAACTGTTCTTTATAAATCAGATTAGATCTGTTTTCTTGGTAAATCTAATAATTCAGTGATACTATATTTAGCTTTGGCTGTAATGTAAGATGCTAGTTTGAAATTGAGGGAGATGTAGAGAATCCAAATCCTGCACAGGTGGTTCCGATAagattatcttttatttttaatattttttaattaatcctGTATTTTTGCTTGTGTGATATAATCTGACTTTGATATTAGAATCACATGGGATCTGACCCTGGCCTCAGATCTTTCATTGCTAACTCCAGTCCACGGTTAcaagcgtctctctctctctgtgtctgtctcaggaTATCGTGACTCGGCACCTGGCAGAGAAGAGTGCAGCTGAAGACCGGCTGCCCCCCCACGGTCCTGTGGTGTGGGCCCCAGGCTCCCACTCTGAGCAGATGCCAGAGAGTCTGGATACCAGTGATGCAGTAAGAGACGCGTCATCGCCTCCCAGCATGACAGTCCAACAtcatgtttcctcttttctcttattttcGGTTTAAGCTGAAGCCTGATCTGGAGTCTATTTGCAGTCActtacccttttttttttttaactttctatCCTACATCCTTCTTTCTACATTAACATCTTtgatcagtctctctctcagacatttCACCTTCCATCTGTCTCTGCCCCGTCTCATGTCGTCCGTCCacgtctctctctgttctctgatTTTAATTTTCCCTCGCCCCGTCTTCATTGTCTTTGATTTCAACTTGACAGCGAAGCTTCAGACGCCGGTCTGTAGAGAAAATGACCCTCATCTCTCCATGTCTCTGTTTCCCTGATCAGACATGAATCCTTTGTTCTGGGCCAAGGTCCCCAGAGTTGTGCTAATTGGAAGCCAGGCCTTTTTCCAGTCTAAATGATGCCTTTGTTCAGGAGTCACGGATGAAACGTCTCATTCTCCATATTTGTAGAACAGCAGGAACGGCTACCGTGGCTGCTGTTTATCATTAACACTGTGAATTCTTAGGTTGCTGATTATTGAGTGGATCTGTGAATCATCCATCGTCTTATATTGAAAACAACCTCAGAACAGAACGCTTGTGttttgcaggaggtggtggagaagaaTGTGAACACACAGAACAGGATGAAGAAGCGGGATGATGGAGAGTCGGTGGACGACGCCAGCACCATGTCCACCTCCTCCAACCTGGAGCCATTCGCCAGTGACGACCTGGGTATGGCTCAGCATGTGTGAAGCTTCTGATTTTGGAAAGCAAAGGTTCAAAGCTGAGGAGTCTGTCACTGTCCACATCTCCGTGTTGAGCTGATTTGCTTTGCCTATTGCCTTTTGACTGAGGTTCCCCCTTCCCAGTTATTCCAGCAGAGCTTCTCTGGGTGTAGAATCCGTTTTTACACACAGGATTAAGTCTACTATATATCAGTATCATATTAACAAGCAAGGCCTGGGATACTGTGTTTGATCCTCTAGTGTCAGCCTGGTTGTTCTGCCGGTGCATTAATATCCATCactgtcttctctctcctcttgctgCATTGATTTTTGAAATATTCATATCCCACTTCTgtttctccctgctctcctccctctccacgcTGCTCCGATAGGCAACACGGTGATTCATTTAGACAAAGCTCTGGCCAGGATTAGGGAGTATGAGCGCATGAAGCTAAATGCTGAATTTAACCCCGGCGCTGCAGGTGCAGGTGGCTCTGAAGTCTCACACGCTGAACATCCCTCTGCTAACCCTGCTCGACCCGCGGAAGGtacccgacccccccccccccccccccccccgcccgcctgCAACATGTGCAAAGAACTATAGCAGCTGTAGAACACTGTGCTCTTTTATTAAGCTGATTTTTAACATCCTTGGTTAACggtgacattttgtgtgtgagcaggagcagcagctggagacatGCGCTGTCCCCAGATCGACACGCAGCAGCTGGATCGTCAGATTAAAGCCATCATGGCAGAAGTCATTCCCTTCCTGAAGGTAGAGTCGCCCACACAGGCAGCTACTGGAGAGACTCTGAATCTCTTATACTTGACTAATAAAATACAAGCTATGGGCTTGATATTCTAATTCAGTTAAATGTACCACGTAACACTTTAACAAACATTTACTCGTTTACCGgacgagctgctgctgtaacacatccaccaaactctgtctctattcatatttaaaaatgttcctggctgaatattggagataaacttgATTGAAGACGATCAGTCAGTTCCtcacttctcacaggagatcgtaCCCACTCACCAAAGTCACAGAAAGCAAGAACGTTCAGGATGAGGCGTGgcaatgaaagaggaaacattcaTACTATTCCCTGTGAGGCAATCATTAAACTCattttgaagctgctattttatCGTAGAAAAGTTTCACATTGTTGCTTCATGGCTCGGATTAAACGTTACATAGATATTAAAATATGATCTTATATCAATAATTGGTTTATACTGTGAAAGTGAACTGTTGTTATATTGTTGTCTTTTCCCAGGAGAACATGGACGAGGTGTGctccctgcagctgctgacGTCCGTGCGGCGCATGGTCCTCGCTCTCACGCAGCAGAACGACGAGAGCAAGGAGTTCGTTCGCTTCTTCCACAGACAGCTGGGAGGAATCCTGCAGGTACCACCACCGTCACATTCCTCAAAACCCCCCCTGTGACGTGCGTGTGAAGGACGTCTTCCTGACAGTTCTTGTATTTTGTTCCCGGCACCAGGACTCTCTCAGTAAGTTCGCGGGCCGCACTCTGAAGGACTGTGGAGAGGACCTCCTGGTGGAGATCTCTGAGATCCTCTTCAACGAACTGGCTTTCTTCAGGCTCATGCAGGATCTGGACAACGGCAGCTTCGTGGCCTCGGCCGCCAaacagaagaacaagaagaggaCGGAGCAGCCGAGTAAAGAGAAGCTGCGTCTCAAGGTCAGTTGTTTGTTTCGTCTGTTTCTACTCAGCACTTTAATAATGTGATTCAAACTTGCACCGAACAAATTCTGAATGAAACTAATTGGAATCTTGTTAAATTATTTCCTGAATCAGGAAAATACAGCAGCTGGTGGCGATAAATCAGTTTCTCCTGTCTACTCAGATGAAGACAAGGTGAGTCTCTTTAATTCTGACATTATCAGTAACAGTTGATGCTTCAGTGAACTGTGTTAACATaatctctccttt
This is a stretch of genomic DNA from Pleuronectes platessa chromosome 3, fPlePla1.1, whole genome shotgun sequence. It encodes these proteins:
- the pcm1 gene encoding pericentriolar material 1 protein isoform X5, translating into MATGGAPFDDSSEELHNWTVTNGSLEDRLNNMDWGVQQKKANRASEKNKKKLSATVVESRLTNDISPESTPGAGRRRARTPHSFPHIKYTTQMSVPDQAELDKLRQRINFTDLDERSIGSDSQGRVTAANNQRQLAGEHKKSYNFLPLHVNTNRSKELLPPSSSAPATPAITKEAKKQSPGLRETLTPVIPTKETPRLSLGGGAERGPFVHRAYGRGDPQVDSSQVVSKLIQIREYISKASSMRDDLVEKNDVPANVERLSHLIDHLKEQEKSYLRFLQKMLARENEEDDVGTLDSAVGSGSLVESTSLNIEVRSSDASNAMGGRSEVVRADQKEELENLRKQHELLKKMLEQQEQLRALQGRQEALMAMQHSAEQAMAVIEDTVVTETTGSVSGLSITSELNDELNDLIQRFHNQLHDSQTKAVPDNRRQAQSLSLSRELCWSRAPQAVGPPQHRPLLHSASGPHTGLDTGATAATVKLTKLQELHDKKQTMDKILQELHSLRDQTLNNNSSRGLSAQFSLSIGGSSDGAAALCTNGASASTSFHPSLAQHQDSANSTDKLRKLKEVHKRLNELRELVQYYEQTSDMMVDAVNENVKEDDEEEDEEDETEDGSIFEGMFDSEQENRQPVTNIRNPQRRGNWTDLNSLSNGRSVRSSGTNNRDGRLNTECEINNRSAANLRSFKLPSAIECQYNRDTPYNQVNHEVEDEESLDQDAGARAAAPDSEASGSSRRSSLGNNGGFPQKVHRQTAKQKLRQLQELVAMVQSDDTDATTANEDEVLHQQPNNTRAAAARPLGSGSKQNSRDLTLSSKAREKLYEEKLLQQKHELKQLHEERQRLTEIQGKIHDLQWACPDLQSSVSSTVSQQGLLKKVPVAVSTPATIKTSSSSGLKSNSGVLKPTAPEAATSSVTDNEQLWSEMRRHQILREELRQRRKHLESLMAEHQRRSGVGDSPRRTDDQDSLATPSLTVSRDERTMATWGSSPCPLDGDDDDDEDDDDEYHTEIGAEEEDEQEACADSTSDDDIHIYLSSRNQGSYSNRNNQGSNLKPPPAFSGECGGNLHNKTKVKQQQQQQQPQPQPSRSLNQSANQHGGTRRQENLRWASELSFAEGSSPWQDQISQLQRQLDFSTGMCQTLLQDQQTLSYMLQTMLTSQYNALPNNLPSPQVQLVMHQLNQCYTQLAWQQNNIQRLKQVLNDLLCQQQQQQQQQQQQQHQQQQQQPSSSTAGWQTQKQSSSQESSSAPSASPGVFPFSSALHPNTNNMSTAAMSLFPPSFNLYPLFPAPMAEFPQDAAGHNASEHQKQQLDPNTSTKTEYMSFPPPLQRSPLNKTPERGAPGWLNTSYANNTVQTHPSKNIPQESLPSSPTFGNLLSRPQDFDQASLESFSSMPDSFDPTTVTKTFKAGRKASAQANLASRSKTPNTKSRRRWNKGHKKNSEDSYSDSVSSTVDFIPERAPPTRPKNQNQSLLDKLTQEKLNSKTKPGNKRNDLSSAYAWRTPFLSNRIACTEAPDASSDFSLFEALRETIYSEVATLISQNESRPHFLIELFHELQLLNTDYLRQRALYSLQDIVTRHLAEKSAAEDRLPPHGPVVWAPGSHSEQMPESLDTSDAEVVEKNVNTQNRMKKRDDGESVDDASTMSTSSNLEPFASDDLGAAAGDMRCPQIDTQQLDRQIKAIMAEVIPFLKENMDEVCSLQLLTSVRRMVLALTQQNDESKEFVRFFHRQLGGILQDSLSKFAGRTLKDCGEDLLVEISEILFNELAFFRLMQDLDNGSFVASAAKQKNKKRTEQPSKEKLRLKENTAAGGDKSVSPVYSDEDKDQDEAEQERHSTRQEFYLQTEMKNNRSSEASEAEEEDEGAGQGILLSISLSKAETQALTNYGSGEDENEEEEMEEFEAGPVDVQTSLQASADGQVEQEGTTAGETREMKPGQWSSANDEEVNEMVENMNCTVDECSTAECQSPEEEEEEEEVEEAAAASEENTTLCDDVPKKASTTSSPDSDSPVMINVDEVGSGNTSQRSDEEDFVKLDDLPLQLSVMCEEELQKRIVEEQQNNNLSVEILGGNTESLTVLVGNAEALKKPDTVDAESL